Proteins co-encoded in one Candidatus Nealsonbacteria bacterium CG07_land_8_20_14_0_80_39_13 genomic window:
- a CDS encoding cold-shock protein: MEGVIKNLVKEKGFGFITIEGEAKDLFFHKNSLVAGLSFEDLNIGDRVSFDKAESPKGPNAINVAIA; the protein is encoded by the coding sequence ATGGAAGGAGTAATCAAAAATCTCGTTAAAGAAAAAGGATTTGGATTTATTACCATTGAGGGAGAAGCGAAAGATTTGTTCTTTCACAAGAACTCTCTCGTGGCCGGATTGAGTTTTGAAGACTTGAATATCGGAGACAGAGTGTCTTTTGATAAAGCTGAATCTCCAAAAGGACCAAACGCCATAAACGTAGCTATTGCTTAA